The nucleotide window TCATCTCTGATGTGATCCAGATCAGGGGTGGCGGCGAGGCTGAGGGCGGCGCGGTAGCTGCGGAGGAGCTTGTCGGAGCGCATCGCGATTCCGCGCCACACCTAGGCCTCCTCGGCGCCCCAGCGTCCGAGCGCGACGATCGCCTCGCGCAAGGCAAGCCCGCGATCGGTCAGCGCGTAGGCCCGGGTGTTGTGCCGGAGCGGCAGACGGGTCAGTACGCCGGCCGCTTCGAGCTCGCGCAGGCGGGTCGCGAGCATGTTCGTCGGCACTCCGAGGTCGCGCTGCAGATCGCCGTAGCGCTGCGGCCCGTCGAGCAGCCGTTCCACGACCAGTAGGGCCCACCGGGCTCCGACGATGTCGAGGGCCGCGGCGAGGTCGCTCACGCGGTCGGATCGGCGTCCGGCTTCATCCAGAACGGCGAGTAGTGATAGCCGTCGAGGTCGTCGAACTGGCGCTGGTACATGAAGGGGTAGTCGTCGGTGTCACCGATGCGCCCGCCTGCGGCGCCGGCGCGCTCGGTGAGCTCGTCGACCGCCTCGCGACTGCCCAGGTCGAACGAGACGGTGACCTTCGAGGGCGTGT belongs to Jatrophihabitans sp. and includes:
- a CDS encoding helix-turn-helix domain-containing protein; translation: MSDLAAALDIVGARWALLVVERLLDGPQRYGDLQRDLGVPTNMLATRLRELEAAGVLTRLPLRHNTRAYALTDRGLALREAIVALGRWGAEEA